The sequence below is a genomic window from Ovis aries strain OAR_USU_Benz2616 breed Rambouillet chromosome 19, ARS-UI_Ramb_v3.0, whole genome shotgun sequence.
GTGTCTCAATGCCACAGGAAAAGCCAGGAGGGATGGGCTATTTCAAAATTAAGATTGTCGAGGGCAAGAGGTACGTCCTGGGCGTTGCACCTGCAGGCTCAGCCCTGAGACTGAACTGTGACTCTGTGAATGTTTAACAAGGTGAGAAGCCTGGCCGCTCGTGGACTGTCAGCTCCACGTGAGCAGGAGCAgcattcccaccagcactgcACACACAGCAGGTCTCCTTACGTCCTACTGGGTGTTGGAGGAGGAGGCCAGGGGCGGCTGAAGGGCTCGGGAGGGAGTGGAGACACTCTCCAAGAGTGGAGACACTGTCCTGGAGCTCCTGGGCCTGCTGCCTCCCCGTGCCCTCCTGGAAGGAACAGGAGCCTCACACTTCTCTGTGTTCACAGGAGTGagttcacacacatacatacacacaggagagatcacacacatacacatacaggagtgatcacacaaacacatacacacacttagacacacacacatacacacacccgaCACTGAGGGCCTCCCAGAGTAAACAGCTCAGTCATGttaagtgggagaaggggagacaattgaaactgaggcttggaggaaTTTGTTCTCACAAGAATTTATTTCTCAGAGTCCAGAAGTCTTCACCAGGGCTGGCAGACCCTTAGGACTCTTTCCTGGGCCCACAATTCACCCGACTATGCCGATTATTCGGAGAACAGTTGGGCCATACTTCTTCACACCACGTACTATCTTCCTACCCAGTCTTCCAAGTCCCCTGACACTCTGGGGCTGTGCAACGAGAAGAAACACGTTACTGTGGAGGGAGGGACCCAGGGTAAGAGCAAAACCCTCCCCACCTGGGCATCCCCACTAACTGGGCGATTTCAGGAAGTTTTAGGGCCCAGGCACCCTCTGGCTGCAAACGTTGGAGCCTCTGGTTGAATCTCCACACCAcagacatatgaggaaactgaggcccacagatGACATAGGGTTTTCTGGGGTCACAAGTCCATCCCAGCAAAGCTGGATGACAGCAGGGGCTGAAAGCTCACGACTTGAGTCAGTGCCGCTCAAACTTCAGCACAGTCAGAATCTCCTGGAGGCCTTGTGAAAATACAAATGGCTGGACCCCACCCCAGAGTTGGATTCAGGAGATCTCAGTGGGGCTGAGAATCTGCCTCTCAGTTCCCGGGTGGGGACCCCAGTAGAGAACCCCTGCTCTAAGGGATGCAGAGCCAGGGCTAGAGACCTGGGGCTCAGGGGAAGGAGAGGCCCGGGTGGGAGGGCCTTTCTCTGCCCTGGATAGGGCAGCGGTTCATTGGTCCAAAGGATGTTTGACACACTATCCCCCAGAAGCCTCGCAACCCAGGAGGGGTCACTCACCGCAGCACAGGTGATGTCGAAGTTATTCCCGACCTGGTCCAAGGTGACTGTCCCCACACACTCTTTCAGCAGCTGGAAAGGGAAGCTCCAGGTCAACCTGGAAACCCTGGGTCATAACCTCCCAGCCTCACCTTACCTCACCCGCCAGGGGCTGGAAACCTTCCCTGAAATTCCCAGTTCAGCTTGCGCTGAGAAGCACTGATCCCAGCCCTCACTCCCAGCCCCCAGGCTCACCCCATTCTCCTTGAAGTCACACTGCTCCGCGGGCTGCTGGCTCGTCCTGGGGCACAGATCTCCTTCACCCTGAAGCTCACAGGCTTCGGGATGTTTGAGTTCTCGTCCTGATCCAGGAATAAAATGGGGAGACTCAGCTAGGGCTCATGTTTCCTTCTCTGACCtgtctccctgccccccacccagaCGGCAGCCTCTCCAGCCCCCTGTGTGTCCTGCCCTGGGCTTGGTGCTGGGAGCACAGGGGAGGGCACAGAGTCCGTGCCCAGCCTCATGGGCACACAGAGAGCAGGAGTGGCCCTCACAGCAGCGCTGCTAGCAGCGCCTCCCCTCAGAGGGGCCCAGGGAGGTCAGGACCGCCTGCAGGGAGAGCCCTTGTCACTGGAGCCTCCAGGCTGACAGAGGCCCTCCTGGCAGGGAGACACCGAGGTGCAGGGGGACATTAGCAGGGAAGTCACCTCACAGAGCCTGTGACCCCTCCATCCCTGGAGCTCCCAGAAGTCTAGGGAGCCTGAGCCAGGTGTGCAGGGCACCTGCTCCCACAGCAGAGCTGCTAAGGCAGGAAGCCTGGTGCTGGAAAATGGCCCAGGTCTGGGAAGGTTTCCTGGAAGAGATGGGAGCCCACCTAGAGAGAAAAGTGCCTTCCTGACAGGAGGACCAGCCTGAGTGAAGGGGCGACAGTGTGGCCGAGGATGTCAGAAGACAGAtccccttcccagccccctccccaactcACATCCTGCTTGGGAGGCGGGTCTAGCTCCAGGAGGCGGTAGAGATTAGCTTCTGAGGACTTCTCATTGAGCTGATCCACAGCACGAAGCACAGCCTCCCTGTAGCTGAGGGCCTGGGCCCTGGCCGAGGCCAGCACTAGTCCCAGCAGCAGGAGCCACAGCGAACGCTGTCCCAGGGAAAGGCTGGCCCTTTGGGTCTCCATGGTCCCCAGTCTGCCTCCTCCCAACCTGAGGGACCCTCCTTTATGCCCAGTCTGGGCTCTGATGCAAAAGTTTAACCGGGAGCCTTCCTGACCCGCCCCattcctgccctcctcccagggtgtGAGCTGGACTTGCCTCGGCCCCTGCTATTGCCTCACAGGACTGCAGGGCAGCAACTGAATTTTGTCTCCTGCGCAAGGTGAAGAAATGGTTTCTCCATCTCCTACAATACCTTGAGCTCCGCTGGACCCCATGGGAAATGTCACAGGCAGGCTTGCTCAAGAGGGTTGAGTCCCCAGGAGACATGGGGACCAGGCAGTGTCTACAACCCCTCTGCCTCCACACTCTGGTCTCCTCAGGATTCAGGGTAGAGGAGTGTATTCACCTTTCCACCTCCAGCTCTAGGCACTGCCTGGCACCCAGTAGACAATCACTTAACAGTTGAAGAATGGATAACAGTACCGACCCCTTCTAGAAGTACCCCTTCTACTTACATTTCTAGCCTGTTCCTAGGCAGACAACCATCCCATACTATTCAGTCCTCTGGAACCAACCTTCAGCCAGTCAGGGTTTGGCTCCATTTGTCCCCTCTCCTGGGTTGTTCTCCACCTCCTTTGTCACTCTAAAAATGTCCCATCCCAAGTCCTTAGCAGATAAGGCCTGTGTCCCTGATACCTCCCATCCCAGTATGAAGAAAAGTCATGTAGGTCACTGACTACACTTTTCTGCCCTCTCTCATGCTCAAGACCCCGCAGCCTTGCTTGTCCTTCCTTACTGGATCCAAAGTCAAACTCAAGCTTTGTCTTTATCTATACAGACTCAGCATCGCTCTGTCCTCCTGAAATTCCCCTTAGCCGATTCTCCCCAGTGTTGTTCTCCtgggtcccctcctcctccctggggcTCCTGCTGAGTCTCCTCCAAGGACTGTCCTCTTAGGAGGCGGGGCTGGCTCAGGTGCATGCCAGCTGCTTCTCCCCACCCCGTCTGTCCTTACACGTTCCTGGGGCGGCCCTTCTGAAGACACCAGTTCTCCTGGATCCGCATCACTGCTCTGTATCTCTGAGTTCAAGACACCTATGAACACCCCCAGTTGTCCACATGGGACAGTTTGGTTGTACCTCAGAAAGTGGTGACCCAGATGGATGGCATTGGCTGTGGAGCTTTTGTCTTTGATCTTTCCGTGCATCAGTTTCTTTCCCAATGAGGCTTGCTGCCCTACCGTGTCTTTTAGCTATGGAAAACTTTAGGCAAAGGATAAATTTAATCTGAGAAATGAGAAAtcctgaaacaaaggaaaaacagtcaaaggagactaaataatgtagtcattaagcatagtcaaggaccttagTTCTTTcccaagggctatagataatattctgagtgTATCCTGGGAGCTGTCTTACAGATGCCAAaaccccaggtggagaagttaactacatgctGAGCCGACTGTTCCAGGACATGAACTGCCACAGTTCCAAGAACTGactgcaaagaaatgggaacaaacggactctggaactgaagactaactgtacctaaaacaatcaggatgatgctggtcaggccactgatgaccaatttgaagatgactgttaaagatgactgtgctgtttctgcatgtagccctgACCCCTGACTCTGTTAATGCTCTCActgcccccccccaaccccccctgCTTGTCTGGGCAGGTGGAGGGGCGGAGTctgcctttggacagatgtctgccACCCTCCCCCACAGTTGCCGGCACCTGAAATAaaccaaactttcctttccaccaacctggcctgtttattggcttttgagcagtgagcagctGGAACCCACACACACATTCCTTTCAATAACAGCTGCATATCAGCCTTGGgaaaagaaggagagaaatcACCATAACAACTCGTGTATGAACAATCTTCATGTCTGCGGTTACTTTGTGAACCACTCAGAAAGATCACCAGAGATATTCAAACTGCAATCCAAGAAAACCTATTAGATTGCCACTGTCTGCTCTCACTCCATTGGAAGAGACTTTAAGCCCAACACCTACAAATCCGGAATTATAATCAGCTCCAATCGCTGCTGTTGtccagtcgctaaattgtgtctgaccctttgcaactctatggactgcagtataccaggctcctttgtcctccactatctcccggagtttgcttgaattcatgtccattgagtaggtgatgctatctagtcatctcatcctctgccttctccttttgtctttaatCTTTTTTCCCTGCGTCAAgttctttcccaatgaatcatcTCTTCACTGATCCAACTGCTgacctttgcttttttaaatttttttgttttgatagtTTCCATAGAAATGCTTCTAGCTGAATACCTGATTGCTTGCACTCTTTAGGCCTATTTGGTGAAGCCACTCGCATCACTGCGTCCTAAAATGAGACACAACCTTTGCCTAAACTGGTCTTTTCTCCAGACTAAGAGACTGGTTCAGTGAGATGTGGAGGAATTTACCCTCTCTGGACAGACTCAAACCTGTTTCACAGGATGGCCCCAAATATAGATCAGTGATCTTGAAGGCCCCGGGAATTTTTTCAAGGATTTACATAATATCATggaatattttcctattttcatgGTTGAAACCTCCAAGTCCGGGACAACAGCTACAGAGTGGACTTCAGACTATTGCCTAATAATTATTATAAGATTCATCTCTATAATCCTCTGTAGATATGTGTTTCTGGGTTTTAACCCCTGCTCTTTACCATATCAACTATCCACCTAGTTAAGGTTCTCACCATCGGCTCTGAAGCCTGGGCATCACTTGGTGGATTTAGTGTAAACCCTGActgttgatcttttttttttcctttctttcttttcttttttgtaatgcaAATGCCTACCTTAAGCTCTAACTGCCAGGCATCCACTTCAAAGTTTATCTTCAATAAACACTCTGTCAGCCaaggaggagaataaaaaagccaGGCCACCTCCCACTACGGAGGCTCCTTTGTGTCTGATTTCTTTAACTGACCCTTTGGGCCActtgttttttctcttgctgcaCTTTAAATGCCTGCACTTGTATTATACATTTACAATAAAAAGTGAGCCCtcaggacatgagtttgagtaagctctgggagttggtgatggacagggaggcctggcgtgctacagtccatggggtcacaaagggtcggacacgactaaactaAGAAACCCTAAGTCACCAGCCTCAACCCAAAAAAAACGCAGGACCGCTGGCCCATACTCTCTTTGTCTCTCTAACCTTGATCTCTGTGTGTGGCCCTAGTCATGCCAAATAATTTCCAAGGCCCACAGTAATGaaccttttatatttttccccaaAGTTCTCTGATGGAGATTGCTGAAGGGCTTCTTGCAGTCATAATCAGAACCCCAAGGGCTAGTCCTGTCCCAACACTGGCTGTTGATAGGCTGAGACCTGCACACAACTCTtgagacccttgagagtcctggGGAGAGTTGCCTTCCTGCAGAGACAGCCAGGCTCAGGCAGGAAAAGGTCACAGATCCCCCTTCAGGGGCCTTGGCCGAGGAGGTGCTTTCACTATGTGCAGCTCAGTCCCAGACCCACTTCAGTTCTCCTTGAATGTCTGACCCTCCCAGAAGGCCCACTGCTCGACCCAAATGGAGCTCCCACATCTTCCCACTAGCAAACCTGTCCCCTCCCACAACTGCTCCAGCCAGCCCCTTCCTTTTCCATCCTTCCTCCCTCCACAGCCCCTCCGAGAGCCACAGCTGCATCTTGCCCCTCTGCCTCTGCAAGGCCCTCACTGCGTCCAGCTGTCCAGCTCAGGGGCCATCCCGCCAGCCAACCGCAGGGTCCCTGTGCAGCCGGCTCTCACCATGAGCTCTGGCCACTGGATCTGCTGAAGTCTGTAAGCCAGTCGACCTCCATGGGGCCTGCCTCAGTCTACTAGAGATGTCGTAACAAtactgacagcatattaaaaagcagagacatcactttgccaacaaatgtccatctctagtcatgtatatatgtgagagttggaccataaaaaggctgagccccaaagaattgatgcttttgaactgtggtgttggagaagactctgaagagtcccttggactgcaaggagatccaaccagtccatcctgaatattcactggaagacctgatgctgaagctgaaactctaaaactttggctacctgatgcgaagaactgagtcattggaaaacaccctgatgctgggaaacatagagggcaggaggagaaggggatgacagaggatgagatggttggatggcatcactgactcaatggacacgagtttgagcaaactccaggcaatagtgaaggacagggaagtctggcgtgctgcagtccatggggtcacaaagagtcagacacgacttagtcacTAAACGGCAACACAATAACACTGACCTTCCCAAAGGGAAGGGTTCAGGGTCTCAatcagaactttctgtgatgaagGAAATATTCTACATCCATGCTATCCAGTATGGCAGCCATTAAACACGTGTgactattgagcacttgaaatgtatcTTGTGTAACTGAGAAACTGACTTCCTAGTTTAATTTTCATTCCTCTCAATTTAAGTAGCCATCTGGGTATAGGACAGTGGTAAAGATCCTTTTTCCCTTggtcttcttaaaatttttctcctCCTTTATAGCTCCATATTCCAAGGTGTTTATGGCAAAAGCATGGCCTTTGACAACCCCAAACTTTGTCTGGCCTTGCCCACTTAGCTCAGGACAAAAGGAACCTCTCAAGATTTGCAGAAATTGGCTGCTCTCCAGTCCACATGGACCAGAACAAAGCAACTTGCTCAAGACACCAAACTACCCACAGACAGCTGTCAAGCTGAGGTTCCAGCCTCTCCCAGCTTCAATTCACCCTCTCATCCCCATCTTCTCCTGCAGATCACGGAAGGACAATCAGGAGCCATTTTGAAAAGGGCAAGCTATGAcacttatggggcttcccaggtggctcactggtaaagaatccatctgtcaatgcaagagatgcaggttcgatccctgggtcgggaagatcctctggaggaggaaatggcaacccactccaggattcttgcctggaaaatcccatggacagacaagcctggcagactacagcccatggggttgcaaagggtcggacacgactgagcacacacactctgACACTAATGTATATCCCAGAGATTTGGCATCTAGGTATTTACCATCAAGAAGTGAAACCATTCTTGCATACAAAAACTTGTGCAAGAATGTTGATGATAGTCAAAACCCAGGAACAGCCTAGACGTCCTTCAGCAAGTTCATCAACAGTGGACATTCACACGATGAAATAGCTACCTGccagtaaaaaagaatgaactgttGATATACGCATCGCGAATGAACCTCATAAACATTATGCTCGATATTGtcataaatgaaagaagccagatgcaaaacACCTCATATTGCACGATTCTATTTCTATGAAACCTCCAGAAAAGGCAGAAGGGTagtgcaaaaagtaggacatagATCAGTGGCTGCCAGGGCCACGGGTTAGCAAAACGATATTGATGGCAAAGGGAATGTGTGGGGTGATGAAAACGTTCTACCTCTTGATTTGGTGGTGGCTCAGATttacatggtggctcagacagtcgagagtctgcctgcaatgtgggagaccagggttcgatccctgggttgggaagatcccctggagaagaatatggcaacccattctagtattcttgcctggaaaatcccatggatggaggagcctgggggctacagtccatggggtcgcaaagagttggacatgactgagcgactaacacacacacacacacacacacacacacacgattgtATGTATTTGCTACAAGCTAAATAAGTACACATAAAATTGTGCATTTTAtaaatgctgtgcttagtctttcagtcatatctgatctTTGCtttcccacggactgtagcccaccagctttttctgtccatggggattctccaggcaagcatactggagtggattgtcataccctcctccagaatTTATAAATAGGTAATTTATATCTCTAAGCGCTGGCGATGGGGTGGGCACTGATCTCTCTCCTCAGCTCTCCATGACCGCAGAGCCCAAATTCACATGAGCTGGCCCTTGAGTCACTGGAAAGGGGTGAGGGTGAGGAAGAGCGGTGGCGCTGCAgcagcctcctccctgcccactcAGGAAGGCTCTGGGTGCACCCAGGGAAGGGAGGCCCCGGCCACCCTCAGACCACTAACTTGGGGCTGGGGCAAGCACCTACCCTGCTGTATTTCCATTATCTCTGTGAAAGCAATTTGGGGCCTGCATTGGATTAAGTGGGTACTTCTCAGAGTATGTTCCATGGACCAGGGGTCAAGCAAGATTCCCAAGAAAAGGATCTTACATTCAAATAAGTTTGTGAAATCTCCTTGCTGTTTCTTGAAAGtattggtcactcagtcgtgttcgagtGACCAATTTGAGCTTATTAAAGGCACTAAGGAGTCCTGAACAAAAGGAACTTGTTTCACTCTGATTGATCCCTTTTCCTCGAATGTAGCCCTTTTTCCAGAGAACACATAAACATCCCACAAGGCCCAGGGCACGCCTTGGAGTCTGGATTTTAGTCTCAAAGATTGGAACTAATCCAGCCCCATCTCCCTCTAGGGTAGGTTTTGCTCAGGGCTGGAAAGGGCAAAGTCCTGGAAACTGTCAATGAAAAGAATCAATAAACAgtcataagaaaaaaagaaaaaaatctataagaggagtagaaaagagttttatttgagaATCAAGGACTACAGCGTGGAAGTCAGCTTCCCAGATTACTCTGAGAAACTGCCCCTGAGAAGCTTGGTTCTCAACAGTTTTatatcttttcagaaaaaaagaccaTTAAATAAGTCAGGAATATATTTCatcaaggtttaaaaaaaaaaaaacagaccaagTAAGAAACAAATAAAGCCAACTTTTATAAAAGCAGACTAGCACTTGCACAGCAAGTCAGTATGGCCTTGGCAGGTGGAAGGGGCCTTATCATCAAAGGAGGAGTAAATGCACTGGTGTCCCAGGAAGCGAAGCATTTaaggttttgtgttttgttttgttttcttttaccaGTTGGCTTTGTGATCTCAGTTATCCCAGCTgcggcagtgaaagctcagagtcctaaccactaggccaccagggaactccctaagctgtttcaaatcctgaaagatgatgctgtgaaagtgctgcactcaatatgtcagcacatttggaaaactcagcagtggccacaggactggaaaaggtcagttttcattccaattccaaagaaaggcaatgccaaagaatgctcaaactaccgcacaattgcactcatctcacactctagtaaagtaaagctcaaaactctccaagccaggcttcagcaatatgtgaaccgtgaacttcttgatgttctctgaaccagagatcaaattgccaacatccactggatcatggaaaaagcaagagagttccagaaaaacatcgatttctgctttattgactatgccaaagcctttgactgtgcggatcacaagaaactgtggaaaattctgaaagagatgggaataccagaccacctgacctgcctcttgagaaatctctatgcagatcaggaagcaacagttagaactggacatggaacaacagactggttccaaataggaaaaggagtacgtcaaggctgtatattgtcaccttgcttatttaacttctatgcagagtacatcatgagaaacgctggactggaagaagcacaagctggaatcaagattgccgggagaaatatcaataacctctgatatgcagatgacaccacccttatggcagaaagtgaagaggaactggaaagcctcttgatgaaagagaaagaggagagtggaaaagttggcctaaagctcaacattcaaaaacgaagatcatggcatccggtcccatcacttcatggcaaatagatgggaaacagtggaaacagtgtcagactttattttttgggctccaaaatcactgcagatggtgattgcagccgtgaaattaaaagatgcttactccttggaagaaaagttatgaccaacctagatagcatattcaaaagcagagacattactttgccgactaaggtccgtctagtcaaggctatggttttcctgtggtcatgtatggatgtgagagttggactgtgaagaaggctgagcgccaattgatgcttttgaactgtgttgctggagaagactcttgagagttccttggattgcaaggagatccaaccagtccactttgaaggagatcagtcctgggatttctttggaaggaatgatgctaaagctgaaattccagtactttggccacctcatgcgaagagttgactcattggaaaaattctgatgctgggagggattgggggcaggaggagaaggggacgaccgaggatgagatggctggatggcatcacggactcgatggacgtgagtctgagtgaactccaggagatggtgatgaacagggaggcctggcgtg
It includes:
- the SC5 gene encoding cathelin-related peptide SC5 precursor (The RefSeq protein has 9 substitutions, 1 frameshift compared to this genomic sequence) — encoded protein: METQRASLSLGRRSLWLLLLGLVLASASAQALSYREAVLRAVDQLNEKSSEANLYRLLELDPPPKQDDENSNIPKPVSFRVKETVCPRTSQQPAEQCDFKENGLLKECVGTVTLDQVGNNFDITCAEPQSVRGLRRLGRKIAHGVKKYGPTVLRIIRIAG